The genome window CGATATTCAATAGGTTTGAGTATCACACTGACACCGATTTAGGGCTCACACCCAAGAAGGTACTTATGGCTAAAGCAAGTAAATACACATCCAAAACACCAGACGAAAATGGTGTTATACACTGGAGTGATGAAGAAAATAAAATTTGGTCTGAGCTTGTAGCGCGCCAACTTGCATGCATTGAAGGCAAAGCCTGCGATGAGTACATGCAAGGGTTAAAAAAGATTAACCTGCCGCACGATCGTATTCCGCAGTTAAGCGAACTAAATGAAGTGTTACTAGCCACTACCGGTTGGCAAGTTGCACCAGTACCTGCGCTTATCGACTTTGATGAGTTTTTTAGATTACTGGCAAACAAGCAGTTTCCGGTAGCTACATTTATTCGTAGCCGCGAAGAATTTGACTACCTACAAGAGCCAGATATTTTTCATGAAATATTTGGCCATTGTGCCATGCTAACTAATCCTGACTTTGCTGAGTTTACGCACAAGTACGGGCAATTAGGTTACGCAGCGCAGAAAAAGGACCGTGTATACCTTGCGCGTATATACTGGTTTACGGTTGAATTTGGTTTAATGCAAACCGAAGACGGCCTGCGTATTTACGGCGGTGGTATTTTATCAAGTCCAGGTGAAACTCAGTACGTATACTCAAACACGCCAGAAATCAGCCCGATGAATGTGCTTGATGTACTGCGTACGCCGTACCGTATTGATATTATGCAACCACAGTACTACACCATAAATTCGATTCATGATCTGTTTGATATATCGCAAATGGATATTATGACTTTGGTTGAGCGAGCTAAAGAGCTTGGTTTGCACGACCCAAAATTTCCACCAAAAGAAAAATTAGCCAGTTAAACATTAATGCTAAAAAAGCTAAAAGTAAGGATTTAGAATGTCTTCATTAAGTGCACAAAAATGCGAAGCCTGTCATGTAGATGCGCCAAAAGTATCTGACGAAGAGTTAGCACAATTAATTACTAAAATCCCAGACTGGGTACCAGAAGTACGTGACGGCATTATGCAGCTTGAACGTGTTTATAAATTTAAAAACTTTAAACAAGCTATCGCATTTACTAACAAAGTGGGCGACATGGCAGAAGATGAAGGCCATCACCCAGGTTTATTAACCGAGTGGGGCAAAGTAACCGTTACATGGTGGAGCCATTCAATTAAAGGCCTGCACAAAAACGACTTTATTTGCGCAGCTAAAACAGACGACGTATTTAACGCGCTGTAAACCACACTAATTGAGCAAACCAATAAAAGCACTTATTTTATAAGTGCTTTTTTGGTTTTTGGGAGGGGGTTTTTAGCTGACAATAGCAAGCAAAGTTACATTAACTTAATTAAGTAAAACTGAAATTATTTGATTTCTAGTATATTAAATTTTTAGAACTCTATTTTATATTTTTCAATTTCATCACTAAACTCAACCTCATAAACATCCGTAGCGAGGTCTGGGTTACCACGCCAAGTAGTAACAAGTTCGATAAACTTGTTACTACTTAAGTCAGCTTCTTCAGTTGTGTATGGTACAAGGGTACCTTCATATGGAATCGGATGAATTATATTTGAATCTGGAAATCTAAAACCATAGAGTAGGTCAGTATCTTCGAAAGAGTTAATAATCTTAATGAACACACTTTCATTTTTATAGTTATCTGGGATGTATATCAATTTGCCAGCTTGATATAAGCAATCATTAATAACGATACCAATAAATGGAGTGTTCATTATTTGACTGTAATTCTCAATGAAATAGGTAGGGGTTGAGCTTGTTTTCTCTAGTTTACTAATTATTTCAGCTTTTTTGCTTGGAGCTAGGTTTAAGTTTGAATTCTTCTGATGAGAATTCATATAAAACTCATGTATTTGTTCAGAGTGTTTTTTCTCCAAAGTTTTATTTTTAGAAACTAGCTGATTATATTTTTTCTCTATCTCTACTTTTTGCTCTTTATACTTTTCCAGTGTATTACTGAGATCTAAATGAGCTTGCGATAAATTGTTGAACTTATCTGACATACTATCGAATTGCTCACTGCTTTTTAGCAATTTCTCCTTCGTATTTGTATCTTGTATACTAAGCTTATGAAGGTGATCATTTAGTTCATCTTTTTCACTAGTTAATGCCTTTATTCGATCCTGTTTTTGTGTGAGTTCGTCATTTAGGTGCCTAGCTTGATTCATAGCCCCCGTAGCACTTTTAATCTCATCCTTTAACTGTTTATTTAACTTTTCATATTCTTTTTTAGCTATAAATTTAGTTGGCTCTCGATTAGCTTTGAAAGTGTCATATTTATTTTGCCACACACCTCTAAAAAAATCGGGTATATGCACAGTCAATGGGTAAAAAATTGTAGCAAAGACTGTCCAGAGAAGAGGCACCCAAAGGCAAAAGTCAAAACCTAACTGTTCATATGTATCTAGCTTTATACTGAATTTTAAAGGCTCAGTTAAAAACCACCAAATACTCTTCCAATTTGATAAGCAGAACACCCATGCAAAAGTAAAAATAAGTGGTCTATCCTTAAAAAGTTCAAAAAAACTACCTTGTTCTTGATTATGCATATTATTTATCTATTTAAGTTTTTAATAATTTAACGTAATAATCTGGTTATGTAAAAGTTTAGCGAATTAGAAACTGTGAATTATACTTATTGCTTATCACCCTATTATTAATAACAAAAAAGCTCTAAACCCAAAGGGCTTAGAGCTTTTCTATATACAATTAAAGTTTAGCTAAAATACTTAACTTCAAAGTATCGTTGGGTTTCGTTTCACTCAACCCAACCTACGTGTTACTCATCAATTGAGCGTAGTAGGGCGTTTATGCCTACTTTTTCACGTGTTTGTTTATCTACTTTTTTCACGATGATTGCAGCGTAAAGGCTGTGGGTGCCATCTTTTGACGGTAGTGCGCCTGGTACAACTACTGCGCCTGCTGGTACGCGGCCGTAGTGAATTTCGCCAGTTTCGCGGTCATAAATACGGGTGCTTTGGCTGATGTAAACGCCCATTGAAATTACCGCGCCTTCTTCAACAATTACGCCTTCAACAATTTCAGAACGTGCGCCAATAAAGCAGTTGTCTTCAATGATAGTTGGGTTAGCTTGTAGAGGCTCTAAAACGCCGCCTATGCCTACGCCACCTGATAAATGTACGTTCTTACCAATTTGTGCACACGAGCCTACAGTTGCCCATGTATCAACCATGGTGCCGTCATCAACGTATGCGCCAATATTTACGTACGATGGCATAAGTACTACGTTTTTACCTACAAAGCTGCCTTTACGCGCTACTGCGTTTGGCACTACGCGCATACCGCCTTGCTGAAATTGCTCTGGCGTGTAGTCGCTAA of Pseudoalteromonas arctica A 37-1-2 contains these proteins:
- a CDS encoding 4a-hydroxytetrahydrobiopterin dehydratase — protein: MSSLSAQKCEACHVDAPKVSDEELAQLITKIPDWVPEVRDGIMQLERVYKFKNFKQAIAFTNKVGDMAEDEGHHPGLLTEWGKVTVTWWSHSIKGLHKNDFICAAKTDDVFNAL
- the phhA gene encoding phenylalanine 4-monooxygenase, whose protein sequence is MAKASKYTSKTPDENGVIHWSDEENKIWSELVARQLACIEGKACDEYMQGLKKINLPHDRIPQLSELNEVLLATTGWQVAPVPALIDFDEFFRLLANKQFPVATFIRSREEFDYLQEPDIFHEIFGHCAMLTNPDFAEFTHKYGQLGYAAQKKDRVYLARIYWFTVEFGLMQTEDGLRIYGGGILSSPGETQYVYSNTPEISPMNVLDVLRTPYRIDIMQPQYYTINSIHDLFDISQMDIMTLVERAKELGLHDPKFPPKEKLAS
- a CDS encoding coiled-coil domain-containing protein; amino-acid sequence: MHNQEQGSFFELFKDRPLIFTFAWVFCLSNWKSIWWFLTEPLKFSIKLDTYEQLGFDFCLWVPLLWTVFATIFYPLTVHIPDFFRGVWQNKYDTFKANREPTKFIAKKEYEKLNKQLKDEIKSATGAMNQARHLNDELTQKQDRIKALTSEKDELNDHLHKLSIQDTNTKEKLLKSSEQFDSMSDKFNNLSQAHLDLSNTLEKYKEQKVEIEKKYNQLVSKNKTLEKKHSEQIHEFYMNSHQKNSNLNLAPSKKAEIISKLEKTSSTPTYFIENYSQIMNTPFIGIVINDCLYQAGKLIYIPDNYKNESVFIKIINSFEDTDLLYGFRFPDSNIIHPIPYEGTLVPYTTEEADLSSNKFIELVTTWRGNPDLATDVYEVEFSDEIEKYKIEF
- the dapD gene encoding 2,3,4,5-tetrahydropyridine-2,6-dicarboxylate N-succinyltransferase produces the protein MSDLKTMIENAWDNRDSISPSTVSSDVKQAIIDALDLLDSGAARVAEKISGEWVVHQWLKKAVLLSFRIRDNQPMNDGVNQFYDKVPLKFSDYTPEQFQQGGMRVVPNAVARKGSFVGKNVVLMPSYVNIGAYVDDGTMVDTWATVGSCAQIGKNVHLSGGVGIGGVLEPLQANPTIIEDNCFIGARSEIVEGVIVEEGAVISMGVYISQSTRIYDRETGEIHYGRVPAGAVVVPGALPSKDGTHSLYAAIIVKKVDKQTREKVGINALLRSIDE